The following coding sequences are from one Streptomyces sp. NBC_01294 window:
- a CDS encoding Crp/Fnr family transcriptional regulator, which yields MSTPSPTRIANALSAEYRARLTDIAREVDFPVGTRLFNEGGHADRFWIVRSGTVGLDVHVPGRQAAVIEALGSGELVGWSWLFPPYTWHFGAEATSPVRAHEFDAAAVRSMMEADPRFGSAMDHWVGQVLAHRLVAARVRLLDLYAPHGSGNSL from the coding sequence ATGAGCACACCTTCCCCCACCCGGATCGCCAACGCCCTGTCGGCGGAGTACCGCGCCCGTCTGACGGACATCGCGCGTGAGGTCGATTTTCCCGTAGGTACCCGCCTCTTCAATGAGGGAGGCCACGCCGACCGGTTCTGGATCGTGCGATCCGGCACGGTCGGCCTCGACGTTCACGTGCCCGGCAGACAGGCAGCGGTGATCGAGGCGCTTGGTTCCGGCGAGCTGGTCGGCTGGTCCTGGCTGTTCCCTCCCTACACCTGGCACTTCGGTGCGGAGGCGACGAGCCCTGTACGCGCCCACGAGTTCGATGCGGCCGCCGTGCGCTCGATGATGGAGGCCGACCCCCGATTCGGCTCCGCCATGGACCACTGGGTGGGCCAGGTGCTCGCCCACCGGCTCGTGGCCGCCAGGGTCCGGCTCCTCGACCTCTACGCGCCTCATGGCAGCGGCAACTCGCTGTGA
- a CDS encoding response regulator transcription factor, which translates to MSDTPAASAEAPIRVFLLDDHEVVRRGLHDLLDAEPDIEVVGEAATAEQALARGPALRPHVAVLDVRLPDGDGITVCRELRSRMPELACLMLTSFDDEDALLDAIMAGAAGYVLKQIKGSDLVAAVRTVATGQSMLDPATTARLMHSLRDPEAAKPPEDERLTALTERERAVLELIGSGLTNRQIAKQLYLSEKTVKNHISRLLGKLGVERRVQAAVIAAQVHEHEAGKP; encoded by the coding sequence ATGTCCGATACACCGGCTGCTTCTGCGGAGGCGCCCATCAGGGTGTTCCTCCTGGACGACCACGAGGTCGTCCGCCGGGGGCTGCACGACCTCCTCGACGCCGAACCCGACATCGAAGTGGTGGGCGAGGCCGCCACCGCCGAGCAGGCTCTAGCCCGGGGTCCGGCCCTGCGGCCGCACGTGGCGGTCCTGGACGTACGGCTGCCGGACGGCGACGGCATCACCGTCTGCCGCGAGCTGCGCTCGCGCATGCCGGAGCTCGCCTGCCTCATGCTCACGTCCTTCGACGACGAGGACGCCCTCCTCGACGCGATCATGGCCGGCGCCGCCGGCTACGTGCTCAAACAGATCAAGGGATCCGACCTGGTCGCCGCCGTGCGGACGGTCGCAACGGGGCAGTCGATGCTCGACCCCGCAACCACCGCCCGGCTCATGCACTCACTGCGGGACCCGGAAGCCGCCAAGCCGCCGGAGGACGAGCGCCTCACCGCGCTCACTGAGCGCGAGCGGGCCGTCCTAGAACTCATCGGCAGCGGCCTGACCAACCGGCAGATCGCCAAGCAGCTCTATCTGTCCGAGAAGACCGTCAAGAACCACATCTCCCGGCTGCTCGGCAAACTGGGCGTCGAACGCCGGGTCCAAGCCGCGGTCATCGCCGCCCAAGTACACGAGCACGAAGCGGGCAAGCCCTGA
- a CDS encoding CBS domain-containing protein produces MPASQYTVSDVMTQTAVAIGREASYKEIVELMHQWKVSALPVLEGEGRVVGVVSEADLLPKEEFRRNDPRLPEQMEEASKAGAVLAEELMSSPAVTVHPDATITEAARIMARKGVKRLPVVNAIGLLEGVVSRSDLLKVFLRPDEEIEDEVRNAVLAELAPPVGIDCTVEEGVVTLRGDLRDRALAPLIARAARAVEGVVDVRMELAGPVGTAV; encoded by the coding sequence ATGCCCGCATCCCAGTACACCGTCAGCGATGTCATGACCCAGACCGCCGTGGCCATCGGCCGCGAGGCCTCGTACAAGGAGATCGTCGAGCTGATGCATCAGTGGAAGGTCAGCGCACTGCCGGTACTCGAAGGAGAGGGCCGGGTCGTGGGCGTCGTCTCCGAGGCCGATCTTCTGCCCAAGGAGGAGTTCCGGCGGAACGACCCGAGACTGCCCGAGCAGATGGAGGAGGCGTCCAAGGCCGGAGCAGTGCTCGCCGAGGAGCTCATGTCCAGCCCTGCCGTCACCGTGCACCCGGACGCCACGATCACCGAAGCCGCCCGCATCATGGCCAGGAAGGGCGTGAAACGGCTGCCGGTGGTCAATGCCATCGGCCTGCTGGAGGGCGTCGTCAGCCGCAGTGACCTGCTCAAGGTGTTCCTGCGGCCCGACGAGGAAATCGAAGACGAGGTCCGCAATGCCGTCCTCGCGGAACTGGCTCCCCCGGTAGGCATCGACTGCACGGTCGAGGAGGGCGTCGTCACCCTGCGGGGCGACCTACGGGACCGCGCCCTGGCACCTCTGATCGCCCGCGCCGCCCGCGCCGTCGAAGGGGTCGTGGACGTGCGGATGGAGCTCGCAGGTCCGGTCGGTACGGCCGTATGA
- a CDS encoding SHOCT domain-containing protein, translating to MFWYEHGMGGWGWVAMSFSMVLLVALAVMAVVLLLRSVDRFPSGPVEPRTTPSAKQVLAERFARGEIDEAEFERSLTVLREHGPGRSRPGPGEG from the coding sequence ATGTTCTGGTACGAACACGGAATGGGCGGATGGGGCTGGGTCGCCATGTCGTTCAGCATGGTCCTCCTCGTGGCTCTGGCCGTCATGGCAGTCGTTCTGCTCCTCCGCAGCGTCGACCGTTTCCCCTCAGGCCCGGTAGAGCCCCGCACTACGCCTTCCGCCAAGCAGGTGCTCGCCGAACGGTTCGCCCGAGGGGAGATCGACGAGGCAGAGTTCGAACGGAGTCTGACCGTGCTGCGTGAGCACGGGCCTGGTCGAAGCCGGCCCGGACCGGGAGAGGGCTGA
- a CDS encoding pyridoxamine 5'-phosphate oxidase family protein yields the protein MKPLDRSEALSLLGTVSLGRIVFTEHALPAVRLVNHLVDGEDIVVRLQDGGALASLVATPDAPGVVVAYEADVVDPETCLGWSVVVTGYVSLVAEEDGADPYAALLVPWVRQTMTRALRIRPDLVTGFLLDAAE from the coding sequence ATGAAGCCGTTGGATCGAAGCGAAGCACTGAGCCTGCTCGGCACGGTATCGCTGGGACGCATCGTCTTCACCGAGCATGCTCTCCCGGCCGTGAGGCTGGTCAATCATCTCGTGGACGGGGAGGACATCGTCGTCCGGCTCCAGGACGGCGGAGCGCTCGCATCGCTCGTGGCGACGCCCGACGCCCCCGGGGTCGTTGTCGCCTACGAGGCAGATGTCGTGGACCCCGAGACCTGCCTCGGCTGGAGCGTCGTCGTCACCGGCTACGTCTCTCTGGTAGCCGAGGAGGACGGGGCCGACCCGTACGCGGCGCTGCTAGTGCCGTGGGTACGTCAGACGATGACCAGGGCCCTGCGCATCAGGCCGGATCTTGTCACGGGCTTCCTGCTCGACGCGGCCGAGTAG